A genomic segment from Streptomyces sp. NBC_01233 encodes:
- a CDS encoding SRPBCC family protein produces MSTYDLIDEAVIDAPADAVWDALVAEFRGAKKWWVPHNTFTALSGAPDEVGGTVGVVVHTKGVDKGGLKLRFTSRTVAVEPGRRLDIEYVDGVFRGPSTFLLEPLPGGRTRVSMHFTGSPHGWLKALAKVADLGAEHSKATLAAFESLDRQLSAAPR; encoded by the coding sequence CGACCTGATCGACGAGGCGGTGATCGACGCCCCGGCGGATGCCGTCTGGGACGCGCTCGTCGCCGAATTCCGCGGCGCGAAGAAGTGGTGGGTCCCGCACAACACGTTCACCGCCCTCTCCGGCGCCCCCGACGAGGTCGGCGGCACGGTGGGCGTGGTCGTGCACACCAAAGGCGTCGACAAGGGCGGACTGAAGCTGCGCTTCACCTCCCGCACGGTGGCCGTGGAGCCCGGCCGCCGCCTGGACATCGAGTACGTCGACGGGGTCTTCCGCGGCCCGAGCACCTTCCTGCTCGAACCCCTGCCCGGCGGCCGCACCCGCGTCTCGATGCACTTCACCGGCAGCCCGCACGGCTGGCTCAAGGCCCTGGCCAAAGTCGCGGACCTCGGCGCCGAGCACTCCAAGGCCACCCTCGCCGCATTCGAGTCGCTGGACCGGCAGCTGTCGGCGGCACCCCGGTGA
- a CDS encoding alpha/beta fold hydrolase: protein MTAAPELTSELTVPTDDGADLAVTVLAPLAGAPARADVVLLHGWAHTRRAWGTVADRLIRAGHRVVLYDQRGHGASTLGRTPVSVERLSADLAAVLGETDAREAVLVGHSGGGFTALSYAATSPSAGRLRGLVLLGTAAHGQDTPDSEVKMMGSRLFSRALRRPWLGGKLLGSTMGKGVDPVVRDVNRQMFAATTPRVRADFFRCTRGWDVREALKAVATPAVVLHGDGDKVIDIALARTLAEVLPGARFEPVPGAGHMLALERPLLAVAAVTELASR from the coding sequence GTGACCGCCGCCCCGGAGCTCACCAGCGAGCTGACGGTCCCAACCGACGACGGCGCGGACCTGGCCGTGACCGTACTGGCACCGCTCGCGGGCGCACCGGCCCGCGCCGACGTGGTCCTGCTGCACGGCTGGGCCCACACCCGCCGCGCCTGGGGCACCGTCGCCGACCGGCTGATCCGGGCCGGACACCGGGTCGTGCTCTACGACCAGCGCGGCCACGGCGCGTCCACACTCGGCCGCACCCCGGTCTCGGTGGAGCGCCTGAGCGCGGACCTCGCGGCGGTCCTGGGCGAGACCGACGCCCGCGAGGCGGTGCTCGTCGGCCACTCGGGCGGCGGGTTCACCGCCCTCTCCTACGCCGCCACCTCCCCCTCGGCGGGCCGCCTGCGCGGCCTGGTGCTGCTGGGCACGGCGGCGCACGGCCAGGACACCCCGGACAGCGAGGTGAAGATGATGGGCAGCCGGCTCTTCTCCCGGGCCCTGCGCCGGCCCTGGCTGGGCGGCAAACTGCTCGGCTCCACCATGGGCAAGGGCGTGGATCCCGTCGTGCGCGACGTGAACCGGCAGATGTTCGCCGCCACCACACCGCGCGTGCGGGCGGACTTCTTCCGCTGCACCCGCGGCTGGGACGTCCGCGAGGCACTGAAGGCGGTCGCCACCCCCGCCGTGGTCCTGCACGGCGACGGCGACAAGGTGATCGACATCGCCCTGGCCCGGACCCTCGCCGAGGTCCTGCCGGGCGCCCGCTTCGAACCGGTCCCCGGCGCGGGACACATGCTCGCACTGGAGCGTCCGCTCCTCGCGGTCGCGGCCGTCACCGAGCTCGCCTCACGATGA
- a CDS encoding 4'-phosphopantetheinyl transferase family protein: MIEELLPPGVTSSEAFDDAAPAPLFPAEAALMQGRRAHRRRQFATARACARRCLSDLGRPAGALLPGPGGAPQWPTGVVGSITHCEGYRAAVAAPASVMAAVGIDAEPAGPLPRGVLALIASETEQAHLAALASTDPSIPWDRVFFSAKEAAYKAWYPATGIWLGFRDATLTLFPDGGFAATLHPPLPPPVDPVYQGRWLAGPDLILTAVARQGHQPPPSATAAALISSGAPS, translated from the coding sequence ATGATCGAGGAACTCCTCCCCCCGGGCGTCACGTCGTCGGAAGCCTTCGACGACGCGGCGCCCGCTCCTCTCTTCCCGGCCGAAGCCGCCCTGATGCAGGGCCGACGGGCCCACCGGCGCCGGCAGTTCGCCACGGCCCGCGCCTGCGCCCGCCGCTGCCTGTCGGACCTCGGCCGCCCCGCCGGCGCCCTGCTCCCGGGACCGGGCGGCGCCCCCCAGTGGCCGACCGGAGTGGTCGGCAGCATCACCCACTGCGAGGGCTACCGCGCCGCGGTGGCGGCCCCCGCCTCCGTGATGGCCGCCGTCGGCATCGACGCGGAACCGGCGGGCCCACTGCCCCGGGGCGTCCTCGCCCTGATCGCGTCCGAGACGGAACAAGCCCACCTGGCCGCCCTCGCCTCGACCGACCCCTCCATCCCCTGGGACCGCGTCTTCTTCTCCGCCAAGGAGGCGGCGTACAAGGCCTGGTACCCGGCCACCGGCATCTGGCTCGGCTTCCGCGACGCCACCCTCACCCTCTTCCCCGACGGCGGCTTCGCGGCGACCCTGCACCCCCCGCTCCCCCCACCCGTGGACCCGGTCTACCAGGGCCGCTGGCTGGCCGGCCCGGACCTGATCCTGACCGCGGTGGCGCGCCAGGGCCACCAGCCGCCCCCGAGCGCCACGGCAGCCGCGCTGATCTCCTCGGGAGCGCCCTCGTAG
- a CDS encoding AraC family transcriptional regulator has product MDTLTGLLEGPKARGAFLLKSVFNPPWSLRVEDRAPLSVVTMVHGSAWLVPALGTAVVIRPGDVAVVRGPEPYTVADSRDTPVQITVGPEQRCSTEEGEDVTETMALGVRTWGDDFQDAGSAVMLSGTYQAPSEIGRRLLSALPTILVRPAEAADTTLVALLASEISKDEPGQEIVLDRLLDLLLIGVLRTWLAAPGSGAPSWYRAQSDPVVGPALRLLHENPAHGWTVEELALKVGVSRASMARRFADVVGEPPVAYLTGWRLALAADLLREPDATIATVARRVGYSSAFALSTAFKRVRGMSPQEFRTGAHPVAAPKAPQEVRTVVLPRP; this is encoded by the coding sequence ATGGACACGCTGACCGGACTGCTGGAGGGCCCCAAGGCCCGGGGGGCCTTCCTGCTCAAGTCCGTCTTCAACCCGCCCTGGTCGCTGCGGGTGGAGGACCGGGCGCCGCTCTCGGTCGTCACGATGGTGCACGGCAGCGCATGGCTGGTTCCCGCCCTCGGCACTGCGGTCGTGATCCGGCCGGGCGACGTGGCGGTCGTACGGGGCCCGGAGCCGTACACGGTCGCGGACTCCCGGGACACGCCGGTCCAGATCACCGTCGGCCCGGAGCAGCGGTGCAGCACCGAGGAGGGCGAGGACGTCACCGAGACGATGGCGCTCGGCGTGCGCACGTGGGGCGACGACTTCCAGGACGCCGGCTCGGCCGTGATGCTGAGCGGCACCTACCAGGCGCCGAGTGAGATCGGCCGGCGGCTGCTGAGCGCGCTGCCGACGATCCTGGTGCGTCCGGCGGAGGCCGCCGACACCACGCTGGTCGCGCTGCTCGCCTCGGAGATCTCCAAGGACGAGCCGGGCCAGGAGATCGTGCTGGACCGTCTCCTGGACCTGCTGCTGATCGGGGTGCTGCGCACGTGGCTGGCGGCGCCGGGCAGCGGCGCGCCCTCCTGGTACCGGGCGCAGAGCGATCCGGTGGTCGGCCCGGCGCTGCGGCTGCTCCACGAGAATCCCGCGCACGGGTGGACGGTGGAGGAACTCGCCCTGAAGGTGGGGGTGTCGCGGGCTTCCATGGCCCGCCGGTTCGCCGACGTCGTGGGTGAGCCGCCGGTGGCCTATCTGACCGGGTGGCGGCTCGCGCTGGCTGCGGATCTGCTGCGGGAGCCGGACGCCACCATCGCGACGGTGGCCCGGCGTGTGGGCTACAGCTCGGCCTTCGCCCTGTCGACGGCCTTCAAGCGGGTGCGGGGCATGAGTCCCCAGGAGTTCCGTACGGGTGCGCACCCCGTGGCCGCGCCGAAGGCCCCGCAGGAGGTGCGCACGGTGGTGCTGCCCCGGCCCTGA
- a CDS encoding anthrone oxygenase family protein, producing the protein MSSTTTQSVTLVAATVGTGLMAGLYFAFDISVMPGLGRGDDQTYVTAMRNINEAIDNGLFGLLFLGAFLATGVAATQQQRGGRLDAARWGWLAFALYGLSLAVTAIVNIPLNNQLARAGADAAAARSRFGGRWASGNVVRTVACTAALAALGRALTLHGRASAA; encoded by the coding sequence GTGAGCAGCACGACCACGCAATCGGTGACGCTGGTGGCGGCGACGGTGGGGACCGGGCTGATGGCCGGCCTCTACTTCGCGTTCGACATCTCGGTGATGCCGGGTCTGGGGCGCGGCGACGACCAGACGTATGTGACCGCGATGCGGAACATCAACGAGGCGATCGACAACGGCCTGTTCGGCCTGCTCTTCCTGGGCGCGTTCCTGGCGACGGGGGTGGCGGCCACGCAGCAGCAGCGCGGCGGCCGCCTCGACGCGGCGCGCTGGGGTTGGCTGGCCTTCGCGCTGTACGGGCTGTCGCTGGCCGTCACCGCGATCGTGAACATTCCCCTCAACAACCAGCTGGCCCGGGCCGGCGCCGACGCGGCGGCGGCCCGCTCCCGCTTCGGGGGCCGCTGGGCCTCGGGCAACGTCGTGCGCACGGTGGCCTGTACGGCGGCGCTGGCCGCGCTGGGGCGCGCGCTGACGTTGCACGGCCGCGCGTCGGCGGCGTAG
- a CDS encoding hemerythrin domain-containing protein, giving the protein MPAPPSYSSEHGLEHLPPHFHGFALMHVAMRRDAARLRAAAPAWSGAGTAWWQRLREVIEWHHTSEDDVLWPGLRRRDADFDAQARELHEDHEELDAAMAAVSTAIARRGDGLVRAAQTFEGVLRDHLRDEERIVFPVFDRLGERAYLAEERKVVSSAPMRVMTYLQPWMFDGASRQSVAHVSATIPPPVRLIGATLLNRRYERTLKGILK; this is encoded by the coding sequence GTGCCGGCTCCCCCGTCGTATTCCAGCGAACACGGGCTGGAACACCTTCCCCCGCACTTCCACGGCTTCGCCCTGATGCACGTCGCGATGCGGCGCGACGCGGCCCGGCTGCGCGCCGCGGCCCCCGCGTGGAGCGGCGCGGGCACCGCGTGGTGGCAGCGGCTGCGCGAGGTCATCGAATGGCACCACACCAGCGAGGACGACGTCCTGTGGCCCGGACTGCGCCGCCGGGACGCCGACTTCGACGCGCAGGCGCGTGAACTTCACGAGGATCACGAGGAGTTGGATGCGGCGATGGCGGCCGTGTCGACGGCGATCGCCCGCCGCGGCGACGGCCTGGTCCGGGCGGCGCAGACCTTCGAGGGCGTGCTGCGCGACCATCTGCGCGACGAGGAGCGGATCGTCTTCCCGGTCTTCGACCGGCTCGGCGAGCGGGCCTACCTGGCCGAGGAGCGCAAGGTCGTCTCCAGTGCCCCGATGCGCGTGATGACGTATCTGCAGCCGTGGATGTTCGACGGCGCGTCCCGGCAGTCGGTCGCGCACGTGTCCGCCACGATCCCGCCGCCGGTCCGGCTGATCGGCGCCACGCTGCTGAACCGGCGGTACGAGCGCACGTTGAAGGGAATCCTGAAGTGA